A section of the Hippea sp. KM1 genome encodes:
- the flhA gene encoding flagellar biosynthesis protein FlhA — protein MEKELNLRGIKLSDFSVVLTVIIIFAVLVIPLPGFIIDFLVSTSFALALLIFFISVYVPRPLDFSTFPSILLAITLFRLSLNVATTRAILLHGSQSPEAAGKMIETFGYFVVGGNYVVGLIVFIILVIINFVVITKGAGRVAEVAARFTLDAMPGKQMSIDADLNAGLIDEKEARRRREEISKQADFYGAMDGASKFVRGDAIAGLLITAINIIGGIIIGVLQHHMSLSAAASRYTVLTIGDGLVSQLPALTVSTAAGIIITRSSEEANLSTNIVNQLINQYQTLYIASVVLVIMSFVPGMPTLHLILLAAILAAIAYSISSSKKKEEEEKQLEEEAAEEPQEEITIEDIEEAIKVDLLELKIGYGLISFVEEKNGGGLIKRIKLMRKQIATELGVIIPSIRIRDDLNLDRNEYVFLIKGVEVARYTVYPDKFLAMKPGGGKDIEGIPTKEPAFGLDAIWIDAKDKSNAIVKGYTVVDPITVIITHLTELIKTHISEIFTRQDASKLLDSIKGDYPKIIEELNNQLSLGVIHKILKNLLSEGIPVRDMITIAETLSDYGSYTKDPDILTEYVRAALAKHITNKYKDENNTIHVITLGNNVDGILNANLKEQGGMTYLDLPPNISEKLLEKVQEAISNAIENGIEPIILTSPKIRRYFRGFIERFFPKVPVISYAEIAEGVQIKSIGSIEL, from the coding sequence ATGGAGAAGGAGTTGAATTTAAGGGGCATAAAGCTTAGCGACTTCAGTGTAGTTCTAACCGTCATCATCATATTTGCCGTTTTGGTCATACCCCTGCCGGGTTTTATAATAGACTTCCTTGTTTCCACATCTTTTGCCTTGGCGCTTCTTATATTCTTCATAAGCGTGTATGTTCCAAGGCCTTTAGACTTTTCAACATTTCCATCTATTCTGCTTGCCATCACCCTGTTTAGGCTCTCCTTGAATGTGGCAACCACACGGGCAATACTTTTGCACGGGAGTCAATCGCCAGAGGCTGCCGGTAAAATGATAGAGACATTTGGATACTTCGTTGTCGGTGGAAACTATGTCGTGGGCTTGATCGTATTCATAATACTGGTAATTATAAACTTCGTTGTCATCACCAAGGGTGCTGGCAGGGTTGCCGAGGTCGCAGCAAGGTTCACACTCGATGCAATGCCGGGTAAACAGATGAGTATAGATGCAGATCTCAATGCAGGACTGATAGACGAGAAAGAGGCAAGACGGAGAAGGGAAGAGATTTCAAAGCAGGCCGATTTCTATGGAGCTATGGACGGTGCCAGTAAGTTCGTTCGTGGAGACGCCATCGCAGGCCTTCTAATTACGGCAATCAACATAATCGGCGGCATCATCATAGGTGTTTTGCAACACCACATGAGCCTATCGGCCGCAGCAAGCAGATACACCGTTTTAACCATCGGCGATGGCCTTGTAAGCCAGCTTCCCGCCTTAACCGTATCAACGGCAGCAGGTATCATAATCACAAGAAGCTCAGAGGAGGCCAACCTTTCAACAAATATCGTAAACCAACTGATAAACCAATACCAGACGCTCTATATAGCCTCTGTTGTTTTGGTTATTATGTCGTTTGTGCCTGGCATGCCGACACTCCATTTAATCCTGCTTGCGGCCATACTTGCGGCCATAGCATACTCCATCTCATCAAGCAAGAAGAAAGAGGAGGAGGAAAAGCAGCTTGAGGAGGAGGCAGCAGAAGAGCCACAAGAGGAGATAACCATAGAGGACATAGAGGAAGCCATAAAGGTTGATCTATTGGAGCTTAAAATCGGATACGGCCTGATAAGTTTTGTTGAGGAGAAAAACGGCGGAGGGCTTATAAAGCGCATAAAGCTAATGAGAAAGCAGATAGCCACAGAATTAGGCGTTATAATACCCTCTATCAGGATCAGGGACGATTTAAACTTAGACAGGAATGAATATGTATTCTTGATAAAGGGCGTTGAGGTGGCAAGATACACCGTCTATCCGGATAAGTTTTTGGCTATGAAACCAGGGGGCGGTAAGGACATAGAGGGCATACCAACAAAGGAGCCGGCATTCGGCCTGGATGCCATCTGGATTGACGCAAAAGACAAAAGCAACGCCATAGTTAAGGGCTATACGGTGGTTGACCCGATAACGGTAATCATAACCCACCTTACAGAGCTGATAAAAACCCACATCTCGGAGATCTTTACAAGGCAGGATGCAAGCAAACTGTTGGATTCCATAAAGGGCGATTACCCAAAGATCATAGAGGAGCTAAACAACCAGCTCTCATTAGGCGTAATACACAAGATACTGAAAAACCTTTTAAGCGAGGGGATACCCGTAAGGGATATGATAACCATTGCAGAAACCCTGTCCGATTACGGCTCATACACAAAAGACCCAGACATTTTAACCGAATATGTAAGGGCAGCATTGGCCAAACACATAACAAACAAATACAAAGACGAAAACAACACCATTCATGTAATAACACTGGGCAACAATGTCGATGGCATACTCAATGCAAACCTAAAGGAGCAGGGAGGCATGACATACCTGGATCTGCCGCCCAATATATCGGAAAAGCTCCTTGAAAAGGTGCAGGAAGCCATCAGCAATGCCATAGAAAACGGAATAGAGCCAATTATCTTGACATCTCCAAAGATAAGAAGATACTTTAGGGGATTCATTGAGAGGTTCTTCCCCAAGGTGCCTGTAATCTCTTATGCTGAAATAGCCGAGGGGGTTCAGATAAAAAGCATAGGTAGTATAGAGCTATGA
- a CDS encoding chloride channel protein, translating to MFPTSLKNTLKNCKQAIKCTHFNWVEIATYALKWIPFSAICGIIIGVIASVFDYLVVQVNAHLPNRTPYIILFSLFVAAITGLFIRKDPSIAGPGINYVLNNMEKPQPARALIKKFTISVLALSGVFTAGREGPSFFMGSSISLYLSKTLRLNKTDKRKIALIGAAAFTSALLKAPLGGAIFALEISYISDMEYDSFPQVLIASVFSYIVFSFLRGKHSLMDIPTQNIPWSIHSIPLLMLLGIATALLIYIFLTSFHFARCISLTINPIARPIVGVVLAMPFLISLLSNDYLNLLNASVNYQALTNIATIQMPPFDAIKYLLLLLIIIPLTIGFGISGGLILPSLLMGAILGNIVGGMFSENAVLFTLSGMAAFLAATAKTPLAAIVLVLEISQTDLIIPLTASVIASYVFSYGLNAYTSQKQCKLN from the coding sequence ATGTTTCCAACAAGTCTAAAAAACACGCTTAAAAACTGCAAACAGGCGATAAAATGCACACACTTCAACTGGGTCGAGATAGCAACCTATGCACTCAAGTGGATTCCATTTTCTGCGATATGTGGTATTATTATAGGCGTTATAGCAAGCGTTTTTGATTATCTGGTTGTTCAGGTCAACGCACACCTGCCAAACAGAACGCCTTATATAATACTCTTTAGCCTATTTGTTGCAGCAATAACCGGCCTATTTATAAGAAAAGACCCATCCATAGCAGGCCCGGGCATAAACTATGTCTTAAACAACATGGAAAAACCCCAGCCTGCAAGGGCTCTAATCAAGAAGTTTACAATCAGCGTATTGGCACTTTCGGGGGTCTTTACAGCAGGAAGGGAGGGCCCGTCGTTCTTTATGGGTTCATCCATATCGCTCTATCTATCCAAAACCTTAAGGCTTAACAAAACAGACAAAAGGAAGATAGCCCTGATTGGCGCTGCTGCCTTTACCTCGGCCCTTCTGAAGGCCCCGTTAGGCGGTGCTATCTTCGCATTGGAGATCTCATACATATCGGATATGGAATACGACTCATTCCCGCAGGTATTAATCGCATCGGTGTTCAGCTATATAGTCTTTTCGTTTCTGAGGGGTAAACACAGCCTTATGGACATACCCACGCAGAACATACCATGGTCTATACACAGCATACCGCTTCTGATGCTTCTTGGTATAGCAACAGCCCTTCTGATATACATATTCTTAACATCATTCCACTTTGCAAGGTGCATATCGCTAACCATAAACCCTATTGCAAGGCCAATTGTTGGGGTTGTGCTGGCAATGCCGTTTCTTATAAGCCTACTGAGCAACGACTATTTAAACCTGTTGAATGCCAGCGTAAACTATCAGGCCCTGACAAATATAGCCACCATCCAGATGCCACCCTTCGACGCTATCAAATACCTATTGCTCCTTCTTATCATCATACCCCTAACCATCGGCTTTGGCATATCGGGCGGTCTGATACTGCCAAGTCTGTTGATGGGGGCAATCCTTGGCAACATAGTGGGGGGTATGTTTTCAGAAAACGCCGTCCTTTTTACCTTAAGCGGTATGGCAGCGTTCCTTGCAGCAACGGCAAAAACACCCCTGGCGGCCATTGTATTGGTTTTGGAGATCAGCCAGACAGACCTCATCATACCACTAACCGCCTCCGTTATAGCCAGCTATGTCTTCTCATACGGACTAAACGCCTATACATCCCAAAAGCAGTGCAAGCTAAACTAA
- a CDS encoding AI-2E family transporter: MRSAFIGFFLIIVAIAFFAIMLPFWKAFVWGITIAIVFYPLFERFKQRLKSKNLASLLTIIVVLIIIALPITLGIYIMVDESEKFIGNIENIKGSFNTIIAKLQTFSKLKVFAPYIDKLDDAIFSLLKNTGIIITKNVGAIFSQTYTIVAEFLFSFIIAFYLIRDSEDFLRYISSMIDDKESFYKILKSIRDSINATVLGGVLTAFIQGVIGAIGFLIVGLNAFFLWMFLIAMFSFVPLVGTAIIWVPVSIYLLINGLYFKGIFIFVWGSLAIGTVDNYIRPIIISSKINIHSMILFFGILGSIIVFGPIGIILGPVIISVGDVLVKTYVSNKSKKHA; the protein is encoded by the coding sequence ATGAGATCTGCGTTTATAGGCTTCTTTTTGATAATAGTGGCCATAGCGTTCTTTGCCATAATGCTTCCGTTCTGGAAGGCGTTTGTCTGGGGCATAACCATAGCAATCGTCTTCTATCCGCTATTTGAGAGGTTCAAACAAAGGCTCAAAAGCAAAAACTTAGCATCGCTTCTTACCATAATCGTCGTTTTGATAATTATAGCCCTACCCATAACACTGGGTATATACATCATGGTGGACGAATCGGAAAAGTTCATAGGCAACATAGAAAACATAAAGGGCTCATTCAACACCATCATCGCAAAGCTCCAGACATTCTCAAAGCTCAAGGTCTTTGCACCCTATATAGACAAATTGGACGATGCCATATTCAGCCTATTGAAGAACACAGGCATAATAATAACAAAGAATGTGGGCGCAATATTCTCCCAGACCTACACGATCGTGGCAGAGTTTCTGTTTTCATTCATAATAGCCTTCTATCTCATCAGGGATTCTGAGGACTTCTTAAGATACATATCATCCATGATAGACGATAAGGAGAGCTTTTATAAGATCCTAAAATCCATAAGGGATAGCATAAACGCCACGGTTTTGGGCGGCGTATTAACAGCATTCATTCAGGGCGTCATTGGCGCTATCGGCTTTTTAATAGTTGGCCTGAATGCATTTTTTCTGTGGATGTTTTTGATTGCCATGTTCTCCTTTGTACCGCTTGTCGGCACAGCGATCATATGGGTGCCCGTATCGATTTACCTTCTCATCAACGGGCTATATTTCAAGGGCATATTCATCTTTGTGTGGGGGAGCTTAGCCATAGGCACAGTGGACAACTACATAAGGCCCATCATCATCAGCAGCAAGATCAACATCCACTCGATGATTCTATTCTTCGGCATACTCGGCTCCATAATCGTATTTGGCCCCATCGGTATAATATTGGGCCCTGTGATTATATCGGTGGGCGATGTGCTGGTTAAAACATATGTTTCCAACAAGTCTAAAAAACACGCTTAA
- a CDS encoding polysaccharide deacetylase family protein, with the protein MGSLILCYHNIDYGKRIDPDTFEKNLITLKENGFKPIRLSEIYSYIENNKPLPNKTVHITFDDGYADNYIYAYPILKKHGFFATIFIIANKVSDGIKRATYEELAGMNIANKAKELIERSTYVSWSELVLMLDSGVFEVGSHSLNHRACFCCPKIHTFNKDNSYDWFLELTNDRRLGLPIYHKKWECTTLCMRDDPRLRDYLAEFVKNEGGVLFFKRKDALSVLRKKARTFIRKNGLKVLFDTQKEKEERIEREIYQSKRIIEERLNRKIDFFCYPWGHYDEDVIYHLQKAGYKAALTLNVGLVEKNTYPYLLPRVEVRKNPAWLRKRLRIYSNPTIAKIYSKVYHLV; encoded by the coding sequence ATGGGAAGCCTGATTTTGTGCTATCACAACATAGACTACGGCAAAAGGATAGACCCGGATACATTCGAAAAAAACCTTATAACACTTAAGGAAAACGGCTTCAAACCCATAAGGTTGAGTGAGATTTACAGCTATATAGAAAACAACAAACCGCTGCCCAACAAGACCGTTCACATAACATTCGATGATGGATATGCAGACAATTACATCTATGCATACCCGATACTCAAAAAACACGGATTTTTTGCAACCATATTCATCATAGCAAACAAGGTCTCAGACGGCATAAAGAGGGCCACCTATGAGGAGCTTGCAGGCATGAACATAGCCAACAAGGCTAAGGAGCTAATAGAGAGATCAACCTATGTAAGTTGGAGCGAGCTTGTCTTGATGCTCGACAGCGGAGTATTTGAGGTGGGCAGCCACTCCCTAAACCACAGGGCGTGTTTTTGCTGTCCAAAGATACACACATTCAACAAGGACAATTCATACGATTGGTTTTTAGAGCTAACCAACGACAGGAGGCTGGGGCTGCCCATTTATCACAAAAAATGGGAATGCACCACCCTCTGCATGAGGGATGATCCAAGATTAAGGGATTACCTTGCCGAGTTTGTAAAAAACGAAGGGGGCGTTCTGTTCTTCAAAAGGAAGGACGCCCTATCCGTTTTAAGGAAAAAGGCCAGGACATTTATAAGAAAAAACGGCCTTAAGGTGCTTTTTGACACACAGAAGGAGAAAGAGGAGCGCATAGAGCGTGAGATTTACCAATCAAAGAGAATAATAGAGGAAAGATTAAACCGCAAGATAGATTTCTTCTGCTATCCCTGGGGACATTACGACGAGGATGTCATATACCACCTGCAAAAGGCCGGCTATAAGGCCGCCCTCACCCTAAATGTCGGTCTTGTGGAGAAAAACACCTATCCCTATCTATTGCCCAGGGTGGAGGTCAGAAAGAACCCCGCCTGGCTTAGAAAGAGGTTAAGGATATACTCAAACCCAACGATAGCAAAAATCTATTCTAAGGTGTATCATTTAGTATGA
- a CDS encoding TIGR00266 family protein, giving the protein MRCHEVDYQIYGDDMQIVEVELDPNETVIAEAGAMNYMEDGITFEAKLGDGSDADSGLLGKLFKAGKRMLAQESLFITHFTNRDTQKRRVAFSAPYPGKIIPVDMSKLQGDLICQKDAFLCAAYGTSIDIAFTKRFGTGLFGGEGFILERLSGDGMVFIHAGGTVIKKQLNGERLRVDTGCIVAFDESIDYSIEMVKGLKSMFFGGEGLFLATLQGHGTVYLQSLPFSRLADRIIENAPTAGGSQKGEGSILGGLGRLLDGDND; this is encoded by the coding sequence ATGAGGTGCCATGAGGTTGACTATCAGATCTACGGCGATGATATGCAGATAGTCGAGGTTGAATTAGACCCGAACGAGACGGTAATTGCAGAAGCAGGCGCAATGAACTATATGGAAGACGGCATAACCTTCGAGGCAAAGTTGGGAGACGGCTCGGATGCAGACAGCGGCCTTTTGGGCAAGCTATTCAAGGCCGGAAAAAGGATGTTAGCACAGGAATCCCTCTTCATTACGCACTTCACAAACAGGGATACGCAAAAGCGCAGGGTTGCATTTTCGGCTCCATATCCGGGAAAGATAATCCCCGTTGACATGAGCAAACTCCAAGGGGATCTTATTTGTCAAAAAGATGCATTTCTATGTGCAGCATACGGCACAAGCATAGATATAGCCTTTACAAAACGCTTCGGAACAGGCCTGTTTGGCGGAGAGGGGTTTATTTTGGAAAGGTTATCCGGTGATGGCATGGTATTCATCCATGCAGGAGGAACGGTTATAAAGAAACAGCTAAACGGAGAGAGGCTAAGGGTTGATACAGGTTGCATCGTGGCGTTTGACGAATCGATCGACTATTCAATAGAGATGGTAAAGGGGCTAAAATCGATGTTCTTTGGGGGCGAAGGGTTGTTCTTGGCAACGCTTCAAGGCCACGGCACCGTATACCTGCAGAGCTTGCCGTTCTCAAGGCTGGCAGACAGGATAATAGAAAACGCACCGACAGCAGGTGGTTCACAAAAGGGCGAAGGCTCGATCTTAGGCGGACTGGGAAGGCTGCTTGATGGGGATAACGACTAA
- a CDS encoding Sec-independent protein translocase subunit TatA/TatB: MIGTPELIVIAVIALFIVGPKRLPEILRGVAYLYKSISKAMDELKRELEEDLEEIEEVNPKKQIEKKWEEFLKDGQEDKKRSK; this comes from the coding sequence TTGATCGGAACACCGGAGCTTATAGTAATTGCCGTTATTGCGCTGTTTATAGTGGGCCCAAAGAGATTGCCAGAGATCCTAAGGGGTGTGGCTTACCTGTATAAGAGCATATCCAAGGCGATGGATGAGCTAAAGAGGGAGCTTGAGGAGGATTTGGAGGAGATTGAAGAGGTTAATCCGAAAAAGCAGATAGAGAAGAAGTGGGAAGAGTTTTTGAAGGATGGGCAAGAGGATAAGAAAAGATCCAAATAA
- the tatC gene encoding twin-arginine translocase subunit TatC codes for MGKRIRKDPNNMTILEHIEELRVRLLWIIGGILVAMAGTLSYSERVIEIAVKPLKEALPEGSKIIFTGVTEAFWVRIEAALAAAIVISIPFTFYQIWLFVKPGLKENEKRFAIPFVVVFSILFIGGVLFAYYVVLPLGFKFLLKYGGKDLSAMPSIKQYMSLFLKMVTSFGLVFELPIISFILARMGIINGRDLLKRFDYALLVIFFVAAILTPPDVFTQFLMAAPLTLLYVLSIIIAYVFSTKDSS; via the coding sequence ATGGGCAAGAGGATAAGAAAAGATCCAAATAACATGACGATCCTTGAGCATATCGAGGAGTTAAGAGTAAGGCTATTGTGGATTATAGGTGGAATTTTAGTGGCTATGGCGGGGACGCTGTCCTATTCGGAGAGGGTTATAGAGATAGCTGTGAAGCCCCTAAAGGAGGCCCTACCAGAGGGCAGTAAGATCATTTTTACAGGCGTCACCGAGGCTTTTTGGGTAAGGATAGAGGCTGCCCTGGCTGCTGCGATAGTCATCAGTATTCCTTTCACCTTCTATCAGATATGGTTGTTTGTCAAACCGGGTTTAAAGGAGAACGAGAAGCGTTTTGCCATACCATTTGTTGTTGTGTTTAGCATCCTCTTCATAGGCGGTGTTTTGTTTGCCTATTATGTGGTTTTGCCACTTGGTTTTAAGTTTCTGCTTAAATACGGCGGCAAGGATCTGTCTGCCATGCCCAGCATAAAGCAGTATATGTCTTTGTTTTTGAAGATGGTTACATCGTTTGGCCTTGTCTTTGAATTGCCTATTATATCGTTTATTTTAGCCCGCATGGGCATCATAAACGGCAGGGATCTGCTAAAGCGATTTGACTATGCATTGCTTGTTATATTTTTTGTTGCGGCTATCCTGACGCCCCCCGATGTGTTTACCCAATTTTTGATGGCTGCACCTTTGACACTGCTCTATGTTTTGAGTATTATCATAGCGTATGTATTTTCAACAAAAGATAGTTCTTGA
- a CDS encoding prepilin peptidase, whose product MYFQQKIVLDLIAFLFGLIIGSFLNVCIYRMPLGKSIVWPASFCPNCKHRIRWFDNIPIVSYILLKGRCRYCGERISLIYPTVELLSGVLSLLLVDRFGLSVDTVFLAVLVYGLIVASFVDFKHMIIPDTISLGLIPIGLVYGYIKGEFLFSLYGAIAGFVILYAVAFLGRIAFKKEAMGGGDIKLLSAIGSFVGVKGVLFSLFSASFFGSVVGLGLIALKRRSYADKLPFGPYLSLGAIVFIFVGNQIIHYIYG is encoded by the coding sequence ATGTATTTTCAACAAAAGATAGTTCTTGATTTAATAGCCTTTCTGTTTGGCTTGATTATAGGCAGTTTTTTGAATGTTTGTATATACAGGATGCCTTTGGGCAAATCCATCGTCTGGCCTGCCTCGTTTTGCCCAAACTGCAAGCACAGGATCAGATGGTTTGATAATATCCCGATTGTAAGCTATATACTTTTGAAGGGGAGATGCAGGTATTGCGGCGAAAGGATATCCTTGATATACCCAACCGTTGAGCTGTTGAGCGGGGTTTTGAGCCTTCTTTTGGTGGATAGATTTGGCCTTTCTGTGGATACGGTTTTTCTTGCCGTGTTGGTTTACGGTTTGATTGTGGCAAGCTTTGTCGATTTTAAGCACATGATAATACCCGATACGATAAGCTTGGGCTTAATACCAATAGGGCTTGTCTATGGCTATATCAAAGGGGAGTTTCTGTTTTCACTCTATGGAGCTATAGCGGGTTTTGTAATCCTGTATGCTGTGGCTTTCTTGGGCAGGATTGCATTCAAGAAGGAGGCGATGGGCGGTGGTGATATAAAGCTTCTATCTGCCATAGGCTCTTTTGTTGGCGTTAAGGGGGTGTTGTTTAGTCTGTTTTCTGCATCCTTCTTCGGCAGTGTTGTCGGTTTGGGTTTGATTGCTTTGAAGAGGCGCTCTTATGCTGACAAACTCCCATTTGGGCCCTATCTGTCCTTAGGCGCTATAGTCTTTATCTTTGTGGGTAATCAGATCATTCATTACATTTACGGGTAA
- a CDS encoding LptF/LptG family permease, translated as MFKKIDVYIFKGLITSFVISFFVITIVMLIGDLIKLYDLLFGKGSSLMVLIKVLGYTVVFLLVFIVPMALTVAINYVYSELSNNSEITAMRSCGISLFRVYLPAFIFSLIVFVLLFYSTAFLAPQAKLSYRVELAKTFRNKVYAALKPKMFYDKIGGVLWIENISPDKKHLANVFFAQKDKVFLAKKGQFKDIPSGILAEFNSVNMYSSTKDGWEYGRFNKYEVAFLTGKGYFKPDKNDTRFMDFRQLFKYYLKSHDKEALYRINKTISMSVSVFVLSLIAFSFGITFSRSGKSAGIVASLFLFFMFYVVLMLGESLCETTSNPYFIYLPNVVMFAFGAYIFYKKVKM; from the coding sequence ATGTTTAAAAAGATAGATGTTTACATATTCAAGGGTTTGATTACATCGTTTGTTATCTCTTTCTTTGTTATAACCATAGTTATGCTCATAGGCGATTTGATAAAGCTTTACGATCTGTTGTTCGGCAAGGGTTCAAGCTTGATGGTGTTGATTAAGGTTTTGGGCTATACGGTCGTTTTTCTTTTGGTCTTTATCGTGCCTATGGCGCTTACCGTGGCGATCAATTATGTCTATTCTGAGCTTTCCAATAACTCTGAGATAACCGCTATGCGCAGTTGCGGTATCTCACTGTTTAGGGTCTATCTGCCGGCGTTTATTTTTAGCCTGATTGTCTTTGTCTTGTTGTTCTATTCTACTGCTTTCCTTGCACCCCAGGCTAAGCTTTCCTATAGGGTTGAGCTTGCAAAGACCTTTAGAAACAAGGTCTATGCGGCGCTAAAGCCCAAGATGTTCTATGATAAGATAGGTGGTGTGTTGTGGATAGAGAACATATCACCCGACAAAAAACACCTCGCAAATGTCTTCTTTGCCCAGAAGGATAAGGTGTTTTTGGCAAAGAAGGGGCAGTTTAAGGACATACCCTCAGGCATACTTGCCGAGTTTAATTCTGTGAATATGTATAGTTCAACAAAGGATGGTTGGGAATACGGCAGGTTCAACAAATACGAGGTGGCGTTTTTGACCGGAAAGGGTTATTTTAAACCCGACAAGAACGATACGCGGTTTATGGATTTTAGGCAATTGTTTAAGTATTATCTAAAATCCCACGATAAGGAGGCGCTTTACAGGATAAACAAGACCATCTCCATGTCTGTTAGCGTATTTGTTTTGTCCCTTATAGCCTTTAGCTTTGGTATAACATTCTCTCGAAGTGGCAAAAGCGCCGGTATCGTTGCAAGCCTTTTTCTCTTTTTTATGTTCTATGTTGTTTTGATGCTGGGTGAGTCTTTGTGTGAGACGACATCCAATCCTTATTTTATCTATTTGCCCAATGTGGTCATGTTCGCCTTCGGAGCGTATATCTTCTATAAAAAGGTAAAAATGTAA
- the lnt gene encoding apolipoprotein N-acyltransferase, with protein MSDRLYNRLIYFISLPLIAAFFFSWLSFIGLVPYLYFFKKNPIKSTIAAFLPFVVFIYSGIYKSTHVYYGLNSAIAVLLVLGLSIYHLLYLIASAYTFKKLKVSLWLFPPIFVAFEVLKNKALYGLPLGNLNILTYNMPIFLKDASIFGCMFIDLKILYINMAILYALKKNLKPSLIIASIIALTLFIPIGKPKTSKHISISLIQGNIPQNEKWEVDLLSRNLDIYLSMSDQLKSDIVFWPESAYPYLFSKQYSKRVKELLYSNDFTLIFGAVRKKQNNYYNSVVMYSKDKIAYYNKQKLVPFAEFIPLLGMLNMGDDYSLTEGKRNVIFKTKGISIGPMVCYEENFPSISKSYKKLNAEMLAVFTNDAWFDKTPTFYLFPRSDIYRAIENKTTLIRVANTGLSFIVSPSGKIIRRLMPDKRGILTAELNIPIYEKTIYDRFGWIFDYLIVLFITFLPFYRRYTLRRRT; from the coding sequence ATGTCGGACAGGTTATACAATAGGCTTATCTATTTCATATCCCTGCCGCTCATTGCGGCGTTCTTCTTTTCCTGGTTGAGCTTCATAGGGCTTGTTCCGTATCTGTATTTTTTTAAGAAAAACCCGATAAAATCAACAATAGCGGCGTTCTTACCGTTTGTTGTGTTCATATATAGCGGCATATACAAAAGCACCCATGTCTATTACGGCCTAAATTCGGCCATTGCCGTCTTGTTGGTTTTGGGCCTGTCGATATACCATTTACTCTATCTGATAGCCAGCGCCTATACATTCAAAAAACTCAAGGTAAGCTTATGGCTCTTTCCACCCATCTTTGTTGCATTTGAGGTCTTAAAAAACAAGGCACTCTATGGGTTGCCGCTTGGAAACCTCAACATCTTAACATACAACATGCCCATCTTCTTAAAAGACGCATCGATCTTCGGCTGCATGTTCATAGACCTAAAGATACTCTACATCAACATGGCCATACTGTATGCCCTAAAGAAGAACCTCAAACCATCGCTCATCATAGCATCCATAATCGCACTGACGCTTTTTATACCAATCGGTAAACCCAAAACCTCCAAACACATAAGCATATCGCTAATTCAGGGCAACATACCTCAAAATGAGAAGTGGGAGGTTGATCTTCTAAGCAGGAATTTAGACATATACCTGTCGATGTCCGATCAACTAAAAAGCGACATCGTATTCTGGCCCGAATCTGCATATCCATACCTGTTTAGCAAACAATACTCAAAAAGGGTGAAAGAGCTTTTGTATTCAAACGACTTTACGCTCATCTTTGGCGCTGTAAGAAAGAAACAGAACAACTATTACAACTCAGTGGTGATGTATTCCAAAGACAAGATAGCCTATTACAACAAACAAAAACTCGTCCCCTTTGCAGAGTTCATACCACTCTTGGGCATGCTCAACATGGGAGATGATTACAGCCTAACAGAAGGAAAAAGGAATGTTATCTTCAAAACAAAGGGCATCAGCATAGGGCCCATGGTATGCTATGAGGAAAACTTCCCCTCCATTTCTAAGTCTTACAAAAAGCTCAACGCAGAGATGCTGGCGGTGTTTACAAACGATGCGTGGTTTGACAAAACACCCACATTCTATCTATTCCCACGAAGCGATATCTACAGGGCGATAGAGAACAAAACAACCCTTATAAGGGTCGCAAACACAGGCCTAAGCTTCATCGTAAGTCCATCTGGAAAGATCATTCGAAGATTGATGCCAGACAAAAGGGGCATCTTAACGGCCGAGCTAAACATACCCATCTATGAAAAAACCATATACGATAGGTTCGGATGGATTTTCGATTATTTAATAGTGCTATTTATTACATTTTTACCTTTTTATAGAAGATATACGCTCCGAAGGCGAACATGA